From the genome of Reinekea thalattae:
AGGCTGTATTGATGAAGCGAGTGGTGCGTTCTATTGCCAAACAACATGGCTTTGTCGCTAACTTTATGGCTAAACCCTATACCGAGCATTCGGGTAACGGTTGCCATGTTCACATCAGCCTATTTGATAACGAAGATCAAAATGCTTTTGTTAAGCAACCGCAGTTATTGCAGCAGTCGTTAGCAGGTATTTTGCAGCAAATGCCCGAAACTTTAGCCCTGTTGGCACCGAACGCTAATTCCTATCGCCGTTTTCAGCCGGATATGTTTGTCTCGTTGTGGCCAAACTGGGGCTGGGATAATAGAACGACCGCTTTGCGTATTCCATCCGATAGCGAACAAAATTTGCGTATTGAACATCGCTTAGCCGGTGCTGATTGCAATCCTTACCTTGTGGTTGCTGCGATCTTAGCGACGTTGCAAGAGGGTATTGATGAACAATTAACGCCTCCGGAGGCTATCGATGGCAACGCTTATGAGATGGAAGGTGAAAACCATTTGCCGTTGTCGTGGCCTCAGTCGCTAGAGCGTTTTCAAGCCAGCGATGTGCTCATTAAGCGCCTCGGTAGCGACTACTGCCATACCTACTATGAAAACAAACGAGCCGAACAGCTAGCCTTTGATGCTCAAGTAACGCCATTAGAATATTTATGGTATCGCTAGCGTTAGGTTAACCCAGACCGGTTAAATTCTTCGAGGAAGCAGCTATGAAACAAAATTATGTTCATTCTTACTATACCGACAGCGCCAATCAACAATTTGATTTTCCCCAGTTGGAATCTGATCAGCGTGCCGATGTTTGTGTTATTGGTTCTGGTATTACTGGTGCGTCCTCGGCATTGGAGTTGGCTAAACGTGGCTATAAAGTCATCGTTTTAGAGGCTGAACGGGTCGGCTGGGGTGCCTCTGGCAGAAGCGGTGGTCAGGCAATTTTTGGCTGGGCTTCAGATCAATTCACACTCGAAAAAATGCTCGGCCAAGACGATGCCCGAAAAATGTGGGATATGTCATTGGAGAGCTTGGCAGTGACTAAGCAGCTTATCCAAGAACATAACATCGATTGTGATTGGTCTGATGGCATGGTGCATTTGGGTATTAAGCCACGCCATGATGCTGAGATTAAAGAATGGTATGAGCACATGGTTAATGTTTATGGCTATGAATCCTTACAGCTTTGGGATCAAAAAACCTGTCGTGAAAACATTGCCAGCGAGCGCTATACCAGCGGTATGTTTGATAGCAATAGTGGCCACTTACATCCATTAAATTACACGCTCGGCTTGGTCAAAGCGGCTAAAGACTTAGGTGTGCAGTTTTTTGAAGGCAGTGCCGTGAAAGATGTTCGCCCAGGTGAACCGGTGACGATTACAACAGAGAAAGCCACTGTCACCGCAGATCATGTGATATTGGCTGGTAATGCTTATCTTAAGGGTATTAATTGGGGAATAGAAAGCCGAGTGATGCCGGTGGGTACCTATGTCTGCGCAACTGAACCGTTAGGTAAAGATCGAGCGCTGGCGTTGATGAAGAATAATATTGCAGCTTGCGATATTAATTTTGTGCTCGATTATTATCGCTTGTCAGGCGATTACCGCATGCTCTTTGGCGGCAAGGTGAGTTATTCAGGGATGGAGCCGAGAGATTTAAAGGCGGCGATGCGCAAGGATATGTTAAAGGTCTTTCCGCAGTTGCAGGACGTGAAAGTTGAATCGGCATGGAGTGGCAATGTTGCTGTCACCATGAATCGCGCGCCACACTTTGGTCAGCTGCATAAAAATGTTTTTTATGCTCAAGGCTTTTCTGGTCACGGCATTGCTGCTTGTGGTTTTGCTGGCAAGCTGATGGCAGAGTCGGTTGCTGAAACCGCTGAGCGATTGGATGTGTTTGGCAAAATAAAACATATGCCGTTCGATGGCGGCAAACTTTTCCGTACTCCGGCCATGGTTTTAGGAATGGCCTACTATCGTTTACGCGATATGCTTTAACAGAACAGAATGCAGCGCGGTCTAAGGTCTAACCTTGCCGCGCTGAGTTTTATAGGCTGTTAATTAAGCTTCGCTAATACTAAGTTCACCCAATACGGCATCGGCTGCCGTTAGGGTTTTTTCGATGTCTTCATCGCTGTGCGCCAGCGATAAAAATCCTGCTTCAAAACTCGACGGTGCTAAGTAAACACCCTGTTCTAACATGCCATGAAAGAAACGATTAAAGCGTTCGCTGTCGCAAGCTTGAACTTCTTTAAAGCTACCGACACTTGCTTGCTCAGTGAAAAATACACCAAACATACTTCCGACCTGATTGGTGACTAAGCCGATGCCATGTTTTTTCGCCAGTTGGCGTAAACCGGTTGTTAGCTGGTTGGTTTTTTCTTCTAGCTGCTGGTGAGTACCAGCCTTACTTATCTCATTTAATGCTGCCAATCCTGCTGCCATTGCCACAGGATTACCGGATAAAGTACCGGCCTGATAGACTGGGCCGTCCGGTGCAAGACAGTCCATAATGTCTGCGCGGCCACCAAAAGCACCGACAGGCATGCCGCCGCCAATAACTTTGCCTAGCGTTGTTAGGTCTGCCTTGACGTTATAGCGCTCTTGAGCGCCGCCTAATGCGACTCGGAAGCCACACATGACTTCATCAAAAATTAATACCGAACCTGCTTGAGTACAGCATTCTCTGAGGGTTTCTAAAAAGCCATCGGCCGGTGGAATGCAGTTCATGTTACCGGCGACAGGCTCGACGATCACCGCCGCGATTTTATCGCCCAGTTCAGCAAAGCACAGTTTAACATCTTCGGCGTTATTGTATTCCAGTGTGATGGTGTGTGCCGCGACAGAGGCCGGTACGCCCGGCGAAGTCGGCACACCGAGTGTTAAGGCGCCAGAGCCTGCTTTGATCAGTAGACTATCGGCATGGCCGTGATAGCAGCCTTCAAACTTGACCAGTAGATCTCGGCCAGTAAAGCCGCGCG
Proteins encoded in this window:
- a CDS encoding NAD(P)/FAD-dependent oxidoreductase is translated as MKQNYVHSYYTDSANQQFDFPQLESDQRADVCVIGSGITGASSALELAKRGYKVIVLEAERVGWGASGRSGGQAIFGWASDQFTLEKMLGQDDARKMWDMSLESLAVTKQLIQEHNIDCDWSDGMVHLGIKPRHDAEIKEWYEHMVNVYGYESLQLWDQKTCRENIASERYTSGMFDSNSGHLHPLNYTLGLVKAAKDLGVQFFEGSAVKDVRPGEPVTITTEKATVTADHVILAGNAYLKGINWGIESRVMPVGTYVCATEPLGKDRALALMKNNIAACDINFVLDYYRLSGDYRMLFGGKVSYSGMEPRDLKAAMRKDMLKVFPQLQDVKVESAWSGNVAVTMNRAPHFGQLHKNVFYAQGFSGHGIAACGFAGKLMAESVAETAERLDVFGKIKHMPFDGGKLFRTPAMVLGMAYYRLRDML
- the hemL gene encoding glutamate-1-semialdehyde 2,1-aminomutase translates to MTDTENTLFERAKKTIPGGVNSPVRAFKGVGGTPIFFEQALGSKLTDNQGKEYIDYVLSWGPMILGHGAEVIRQAVHQQVDKSMSFGAPTELEVEMAEKVCQLYPSIEKVRMVNSGTEATMSAIRLARGFTGRDLLVKFEGCYHGHADSLLIKAGSGALTLGVPTSPGVPASVAAHTITLEYNNAEDVKLCFAELGDKIAAVIVEPVAGNMNCIPPADGFLETLRECCTQAGSVLIFDEVMCGFRVALGGAQERYNVKADLTTLGKVIGGGMPVGAFGGRADIMDCLAPDGPVYQAGTLSGNPVAMAAGLAALNEISKAGTHQQLEEKTNQLTTGLRQLAKKHGIGLVTNQVGSMFGVFFTEQASVGSFKEVQACDSERFNRFFHGMLEQGVYLAPSSFEAGFLSLAHSDEDIEKTLTAADAVLGELSISEA